In the Parasphingorhabdus halotolerans genome, ATGTTGGCTACGTCGACAATTGCGACATTATTAGATCCAATTCCCGCAACCCCAATTTCCTTGTAGCGCTGCAGAATGGCATCATAAAGTTGTCGATTATTGTCAACTTCACGGAGGTAGATATTATACTGGATAATATCCCGTTGCTGCTGACTGAACCGTTTTTTCAACGTATTAACTCGTCGCGTGAGTCCACTTTCGCGATTTAATGCCGCACGGTAGTCCGTTATGCGATTGTTTGACGCGCGAGCGGCTTCCCGATTAGTCAGTCGGCCTTCCTCCTTGGCGATGCCGTCATCGAGGACACGTATCTCTTCTGCAAGCACTTTGACTGAAGGATATTCAGGTTCAAACTGCACCATCAGTTTAGCCATTTCTGCCCTCAATTCAGCCCGTTTCTGCCTGAGCTGGGCACTAGCGCCATTGATAATCAGCGGATCTGGCGTCAATTCTCTATTTGCTTTAGCATTGAGTCTGGATTCAGACGCAATCCTATCCGCAGTTGCATCTGCGAGTTCTTTGTTGAGTCCCTCCAATTCAGCAGTGATTAACGTCCTTTCTGATGTGGTTTTCCCGTCAGTATCTCGTTCACGGTTAAGTGACACGATATCTTTTGCCGAAGCATAATTAACGAGATCACGTTCGGACGTCTCAAGACGCATGCGAAGCTCTTCTAGACGCCCCTCTAGAAATTTTCTTGCGTCTGCCGTTGAAGCAAACCGACGCGCCATGCTTTGTTCAATGAATTGCTGAGTCCAGGTATTTGAGATATCAGCAGATATTTTCGGAGAACTACTGGTATAGCTCACATCCACCAACGCTGAACCGCGAATGGGAGATATGCTCACATTAGCCAATAGAAATCCCACTGCCAATTTCTCACGCTTATCTAGTTCTTTCTTTGATAAGGTACCTAGTGAGTCTGTGGAATTTAGTAGGCCATCGCCATTGTCGAGCCCATGCGCAGCAAAAAAAGCTTCACTTTTTGCGAGCTTCAATTGGCGAGCAACGCGTTCCGCAAGTGTGCGGGCGGACAAAAGTGAATATTGAGTTTGATAAAATTCAACATCTCTACCGGAAGATTCTAATTCTAGTCCTTCAACTTTTGTCACGTTAGTTTGTGTTCGACTAATCTCGACCCGTGCAGTGGCTGTGAATTTTGGAGTCATCAACAACGTAGCGACCAATCCAATGATCAAAGAAGAGACAATTATACCTAAAACTACCCATCGCCAACGGAGCGCAACTTGCCAATACTGCAGTAGTATTGGCGGAGCAGTCCATTCACTCGTTTCATCGCCATAGCCACCCGCGCCCGCGCCTAAGGACACGGTGGACCCTGAATTAGTTTGCAACATTCATATTTCTCAATTCATCAAACGCACAGATAAGAGCTAACCTATGATAATCGATCATTCCGGATTGTGCACGACCACTAGACCAACCCTTTGTCAGCATCCACTCTTTTTTTGCCCGATTCATCGCGTTTGATCATCCAAATGGACGCGATTACAAATAGGCAAGAAAGGGAAGGTGTTCGCAACGGGTAGTCGCCAATACTCCCAAGCGCCAGCATAAAGACCATTATTGCTCCCAACCTCATATACTGAATCGAAGAACTATCCTTTTTAGATGCAACGAATGCCCGATAGGTAGCAATCGCGAATGCTACTATGCAGAATAAAAGGATCAATAACCCAGG is a window encoding:
- a CDS encoding GumC family protein produces the protein MLQTNSGSTVSLGAGAGGYGDETSEWTAPPILLQYWQVALRWRWVVLGIIVSSLIIGLVATLLMTPKFTATARVEISRTQTNVTKVEGLELESSGRDVEFYQTQYSLLSARTLAERVARQLKLAKSEAFFAAHGLDNGDGLLNSTDSLGTLSKKELDKREKLAVGFLLANVSISPIRGSALVDVSYTSSSPKISADISNTWTQQFIEQSMARRFASTADARKFLEGRLEELRMRLETSERDLVNYASAKDIVSLNRERDTDGKTTSERTLITAELEGLNKELADATADRIASESRLNAKANRELTPDPLIINGASAQLRQKRAELRAEMAKLMVQFEPEYPSVKVLAEEIRVLDDGIAKEEGRLTNREAARASNNRITDYRAALNRESGLTRRVNTLKKRFSQQQRDIIQYNIYLREVDNNRQLYDAILQRYKEIGVAGIGSNNVAIVDVANIPNSPSSPNLPFNLVLSLMLGLGLSVVVVVGLDQIEEGLRDPSQVNRLLHLPLLGGVPSIPPENIQEMMSDTKSVLSEAYFTVRSNLAFSTDHGVPRTFMVTSTRSAEGKSTSSTVLATILARTGKKVLLLDADMRSPSINGLFGLQNDRGLSNYLAGEDDWQNLLIPTTNDFVTILPAGPAPLVRQSY